A genome region from Bombilactobacillus bombi includes the following:
- the tsaE gene encoding tRNA (adenosine(37)-N6)-threonylcarbamoyltransferase complex ATPase subunit type 1 TsaE yields the protein MKYITNNYLETVACGQKLGKLLQPQDLILLDGDLGAGKTTLTQGIARGLDITRPVKSPTFTLIREYQTGRIPLYHMDMYRLENSSADELGLNEYFNGDGVVIIEWSQFIAEQLPSTYLRIKITRQTALQRQLEFQALGQHYHHLLNSLFQDFDKK from the coding sequence ATGAAATATATAACTAACAATTATCTTGAAACTGTGGCTTGTGGACAAAAGTTAGGTAAATTGTTACAACCACAAGATTTAATTTTGTTAGATGGCGACTTAGGTGCTGGCAAAACTACATTGACACAAGGAATTGCTCGCGGATTAGATATCACTCGTCCAGTTAAAAGTCCCACTTTTACTTTGATTAGAGAATATCAAACTGGAAGGATTCCTTTATATCATATGGATATGTATCGCTTGGAGAATTCTTCAGCTGATGAATTGGGTTTGAATGAATATTTCAATGGTGATGGGGTAGTGATTATTGAATGGTCCCAATTTATTGCTGAGCAATTGCCATCAACTTATTTGCGGATTAAAATTACGCGTCAAACTGCACTTCAGCGTCAATTAGAATTTCAAGCACTTGGTCAACACTATCACCATTTGTTAAATAGTCTATTTCAAGACTTTGATAAAAAGTAA
- the pta gene encoding phosphate acetyltransferase, with amino-acid sequence MELFESLKQKIDGKNLRIVFPEATDARILKAAARLHQEKILEPVFLGNPKQVQAAAQSATVDISDITILDPDNYSEFAQMVSAFVERRHGKNTAEQAQQMLRDPNYFGTMLVYLDQVDGMVSGAIHPTGDTVRPALQIIKVKPGLTRTSGAFIMQKDDQRYLFADCAININPSAQELAEIAVTSAKTAQLFDIDSKVAMLSFSTKGSAKGDEVTKVAEATKLAHEMDSEVVLDGELQFDAAFVPTVAQQKAPDSQVAGQATVFVFPELQSGNIGYKIAQRFGGFEAIGPILQGLNKPVSDLSRGCNEEDVYKLALITAAQALQN; translated from the coding sequence ATGGAATTATTTGAATCATTAAAACAAAAAATTGATGGTAAAAACTTACGAATTGTGTTTCCAGAAGCAACAGATGCTCGAATTTTAAAGGCGGCAGCTCGTTTACATCAAGAAAAAATTTTGGAGCCGGTATTTTTAGGTAATCCAAAGCAAGTTCAAGCAGCAGCTCAAAGTGCAACTGTTGATATATCCGATATTACTATTTTAGATCCTGATAATTACTCCGAGTTTGCTCAGATGGTGTCTGCGTTTGTTGAACGTCGTCACGGTAAAAATACGGCTGAACAAGCACAACAGATGTTACGCGATCCTAATTATTTCGGTACAATGTTAGTCTATTTAGATCAAGTAGATGGGATGGTTTCCGGAGCTATTCATCCTACAGGTGATACAGTACGTCCTGCGTTACAAATCATTAAAGTTAAACCTGGTTTAACCAGAACTAGCGGTGCTTTCATCATGCAAAAAGACGATCAACGTTATTTGTTCGCTGATTGTGCAATAAATATTAATCCTAGTGCACAAGAATTAGCTGAAATTGCGGTAACATCTGCTAAAACGGCGCAGTTATTTGATATTGATTCTAAAGTTGCTATGTTGAGTTTTTCTACTAAGGGATCTGCTAAAGGTGATGAGGTCACTAAAGTTGCTGAAGCAACCAAATTAGCTCATGAGATGGATTCAGAAGTAGTTTTAGATGGTGAATTACAATTTGATGCTGCTTTTGTACCAACAGTTGCACAACAAAAGGCACCAGATTCTCAAGTGGCTGGTCAAGCTACTGTCTTTGTTTTCCCAGAGTTACAATCAGGTAATATTGGTTACAAGATTGCACAACGTTTTGGTGGTTTTGAAGCAATCGGACCTATTCTTCAAGGATTAAATAAACCAGTATCTGATTTATCACGGGGATGCAACGAAGAAGATGTTTACAAGTTAGCTTTAATTACAGCTGCCCAAGCATTGCAAAATTAA
- a CDS encoding uracil-DNA glycosylase encodes MKQLIKNDWQDILGPEFDKDYYRQLHQFLKSEYQTQTIYPDMYHIFQAFEWTSFKDTKVVILGQDPYHGPHQAHGLSFSVLPGNKVPPSLQNIYKELQADLGITPVNHGYLKSWADQGVLLLNSVLTVRKGQAFSHQGKGWEKLTDKAISELSKKGHVVFILWGKAAKSKSVLIDTAQNTIISSTHPSPFSANYGFFGSRPFSQTNDALEKYGETPINWQLPEEVKEN; translated from the coding sequence TTGAAACAATTAATAAAAAATGATTGGCAAGATATTTTAGGACCGGAATTTGACAAGGATTATTATCGGCAGTTACATCAGTTTTTAAAATCTGAATATCAAACACAGACCATTTATCCAGACATGTATCATATCTTTCAAGCTTTTGAATGGACATCGTTTAAAGATACGAAAGTAGTAATTTTAGGTCAAGATCCTTATCATGGCCCACATCAAGCGCATGGTTTGAGTTTTTCCGTTTTGCCGGGTAATAAGGTGCCACCTTCTTTACAAAATATTTATAAAGAATTACAAGCTGATTTGGGCATTACACCAGTTAACCATGGATATTTGAAAAGTTGGGCGGATCAAGGCGTTTTGCTATTAAATTCAGTTTTGACAGTTCGCAAGGGTCAAGCGTTTTCTCATCAAGGTAAAGGCTGGGAAAAATTAACAGATAAGGCCATTAGTGAACTTTCTAAAAAGGGACACGTTGTCTTTATACTTTGGGGAAAGGCTGCAAAGTCAAAATCAGTCTTAATTGATACCGCTCAAAATACAATTATTAGTTCTACTCATCCAAGCCCTTTTTCAGCCAATTATGGTTTCTTTGGTTCCCGTCCCTTTTCTCAGACTAATGATGCGTTAGAGAAATATGGTGAAACACCAATTAACTGGCAGCTGCCAGAAGAAGTAAAAGAAAATTAG
- a CDS encoding Cof-type HAD-IIB family hydrolase, which produces MIKLIASDMDGTLLNNKSIVSQDNIAAIEAAHRAHIKFVVATGRGLSEAAPLVQELNQRPDFITLNGALVYNQQLQPVVKLPITNEALTASLNILAQHHLYYEIVTTDGIYSTSRIQRIQNTAYFLKKLNPTLLYKMAVARATSRSELMNITYVNNFAPLLKNPQTEVMKILTFKGKNAQDFSDARQELQNLDDIIVTSSSPNNIEINSQKAQKGIALTKFAAEQGIQMQEVMAIGDNLNDQSMILAAGIGVAMDNAIEPIKEIAQYQTSDNNHNGVAQAIWHAIKLNRTMERNGKNN; this is translated from the coding sequence GTGATTAAATTAATTGCTTCTGATATGGATGGCACCTTATTAAATAATAAATCAATTGTATCGCAAGACAATATTGCAGCTATTGAAGCTGCTCATCGTGCACACATTAAATTCGTCGTTGCCACCGGTCGAGGTTTATCTGAAGCTGCACCTTTAGTACAAGAATTAAATCAACGTCCCGATTTTATCACCCTCAATGGTGCCCTAGTTTATAATCAACAACTGCAACCAGTTGTTAAACTGCCTATTACTAACGAAGCTTTAACTGCTAGTTTAAATATTCTTGCGCAACATCACCTTTATTATGAAATCGTAACCACTGACGGTATCTATTCTACCAGTAGAATCCAACGAATTCAAAACACAGCTTACTTTTTAAAAAAATTAAATCCAACTCTATTGTATAAGATGGCAGTCGCACGAGCAACATCTCGCAGTGAATTAATGAATATTACTTACGTCAATAATTTTGCTCCCCTTTTAAAAAATCCGCAAACTGAAGTGATGAAAATTTTAACATTTAAAGGAAAAAATGCACAAGATTTCAGCGATGCTCGCCAAGAATTACAGAATTTAGATGATATCATTGTTACCTCATCATCACCTAACAATATTGAAATTAATAGCCAAAAAGCTCAAAAAGGAATTGCTCTAACTAAATTTGCTGCTGAACAAGGTATACAAATGCAAGAAGTCATGGCCATTGGTGATAATCTGAATGATCAATCAATGATTTTAGCAGCAGGAATCGGAGTGGCTATGGATAACGCTATTGAACCAATTAAAGAAATTGCTCAATATCAAACTAGTGATAATAATCATAATGGAGTCGCTCAGGCCATTTGGCATGCTATTAAATTGAACCGCACCATGGAGAGGAATGGTAAAAATAATTGA
- a CDS encoding GNAT family N-acetyltransferase — MIRQAQKKDASIVFKILEPIFIDMELKTMQKHPQQIKSLLEDAFDKPGTHYNYQNTLVAEIDQQVVGVLVGYPAEMEAQIDEYYQSVAQEYGLGANFELFPDKESLPGEWYLDCLAVAPNYQGKGIATQLIQAIPQFFDASVLGLNVDFTNNKASKLYQHLGFEIVGEMPIGSHQYYHMQKKL; from the coding sequence ATGATTAGACAAGCGCAAAAAAAAGATGCTTCAATAGTTTTTAAGATTTTAGAACCAATTTTTATCGATATGGAGTTAAAGACAATGCAAAAGCATCCTCAGCAAATTAAAAGTTTGCTAGAAGATGCTTTTGATAAGCCGGGAACGCATTATAATTATCAAAATACGCTTGTGGCTGAGATTGATCAACAAGTAGTAGGGGTGTTAGTGGGATATCCTGCAGAAATGGAAGCACAAATTGATGAATACTATCAATCTGTCGCCCAAGAATATGGTTTAGGAGCCAATTTTGAGCTTTTTCCTGATAAAGAGAGTTTACCTGGAGAATGGTATTTAGACTGTTTAGCGGTGGCACCCAACTATCAAGGAAAGGGTATTGCTACGCAACTCATTCAAGCAATCCCCCAGTTCTTTGATGCTTCTGTCTTGGGTTTAAATGTAGATTTTACAAATAACAAAGCTTCAAAGCTTTATCAACATTTGGGATTTGAGATTGTAGGTGAAATGCCAATTGGTAGTCATCAATATTATCATATGCAAAAAAAGTTATGA
- a CDS encoding TetR-like C-terminal domain-containing protein, protein MTTVATTAYLIQKLRELLSQPQGCNLTIKELTAYSAMSRSTIYRNFPAGMQDLCLEMLRQDLQRLLQQKLNSWPQLIDYSISYIVHHRICCLNVYQLLVNQKQQFYLLEMLKQFLLTYIDKQDYGPYFKIFLNKYPYELDFMVAGILYNLMDWFDSQLQAKPEVIIKKLNCGLEMFLFHFNNDTMQ, encoded by the coding sequence ATGACAACAGTGGCGACAACTGCTTATTTAATACAAAAATTACGTGAATTATTATCTCAGCCGCAAGGCTGTAATTTAACTATTAAAGAATTAACTGCTTATAGTGCTATGAGCCGTAGTACAATTTATCGTAATTTTCCTGCGGGGATGCAAGATTTGTGTCTTGAAATGTTGCGTCAAGATTTGCAGAGATTACTACAGCAAAAATTAAATAGTTGGCCGCAACTAATTGATTACAGTATTAGTTATATTGTTCATCATCGTATTTGTTGTCTTAATGTATATCAATTATTGGTTAATCAAAAACAACAATTTTATTTATTAGAAATGCTAAAGCAATTTTTGTTGACCTATATTGATAAACAAGATTATGGTCCTTATTTTAAGATATTCCTTAATAAGTATCCATATGAATTGGATTTTATGGTAGCTGGGATATTGTATAATTTGATGGATTGGTTTGATTCGCAATTACAAGCAAAGCCTGAAGTTATTATTAAAAAATTAAATTGTGGGCTTGAAATGTTTTTATTCCACTTCAATAATGATACAATGCAATAA
- the smpB gene encoding SsrA-binding protein SmpB, with the protein MLKKHPQKPANVMATNKKARHNYNILDTYEAGMALTGTEIKSIRAGRINIKDGFAQIHNGELLLSNVHISPYDQGNQFNHDPLRNRKLLLHKKEIKKIANQIQKKGITIVPLKVYLKHGFAKVLIGVAEGKKLYDKRETLKRRDQEREIRRNLKNVLH; encoded by the coding sequence GTGTTGAAAAAACACCCCCAAAAACCGGCTAATGTGATGGCTACTAACAAAAAAGCGCGCCATAATTATAATATTTTGGACACATATGAAGCGGGAATGGCTTTAACAGGCACAGAGATTAAATCAATTCGAGCTGGAAGAATTAATATTAAAGACGGTTTTGCGCAAATTCATAATGGCGAATTGTTACTCTCCAATGTGCATATTAGTCCATATGATCAAGGAAATCAGTTCAATCATGATCCTTTACGTAATCGTAAGTTGCTTCTACACAAAAAAGAGATTAAAAAAATAGCAAATCAAATTCAGAAAAAAGGAATTACAATTGTCCCTTTAAAGGTCTATCTGAAACATGGTTTTGCTAAAGTTTTGATAGGAGTAGCTGAAGGTAAAAAACTTTATGACAAGCGGGAAACTTTGAAACGGCGCGATCAAGAACGTGAAATTCGCCGCAATTTAAAGAACGTTTTGCATTAA
- the rnr gene encoding ribonuclease R, producing the protein MEFEKNKLISDVLEVFRQYPERKYTAQQITDFLRLHGTTAYNRVLKALAVLEGEDKIAVNNNNQFKLAPINQTVTGNFRANDRGFGFVRYDEEEPDIFIAKPNTLHAINDDEVEVKIIKPANPWGDNGAEGKITKIIDHGVKQLVGEFMPYSDVQAQKTGLIGYVHSYEKKLANNPVFIKSNGLVPQMGDMVQVEIESYPNDQFPRSMMGIALKTLGNKNAPGVDEMTIVYQNDVKDEFPPEVLQEAQTIPDKLQPQDWQGRRDNTKQQVVTIDGDDSKDFDDAVTVWKLENGNYHLGVHIADVTHYVKPDSWLDKEAYERGTSTYLVDRVIPMLPFRLSNGICSLNPGEDRCTLTCDMEINADGKVVHHEIYPSVIRSHARLTYNNVNKILDGDEQLRTKYQELVPMLEEMAQLHDILFNMRHQRGAIDFEETEAQIIVDENGKPLDIKLRERGTSEKMIESFMLAANETVAEHYNKMHVPFLYRVHEQPDGDKVKNFFEIASSFGLSVPGNANDVTPKMFQTVLEKVAGKPQETVITTMLLRSLQQAKYSPDPLGHFGLAATYYTHFTSPIRRYPDLMVHRMIHSYADEGTELPIQDKWDEQLPEVAVNTSACERKSIDVERAVDDLKKAEFMMDKVGQEYDGVINSVMSFGMFVSLENTVEGLVHISNMLDDYYEYHEKELSLVGKSTHKTYTMGDPIKVRLIRADAQQRQVDFEPVLTAEEQERADAEKQRRQEAKRSFSNRRRQNSNTDHKHKYSGNRSNKYERKS; encoded by the coding sequence ATGGAATTTGAAAAAAATAAATTAATCTCGGATGTTCTTGAAGTTTTTCGACAATATCCAGAACGTAAATATACAGCTCAACAAATTACAGATTTTCTTCGTCTGCATGGAACGACAGCGTATAATCGGGTTTTAAAAGCCTTAGCTGTGTTAGAAGGCGAAGATAAAATTGCTGTCAATAATAATAATCAATTTAAGTTAGCCCCAATTAATCAGACTGTAACAGGAAATTTTCGGGCTAATGATCGGGGATTCGGCTTTGTGCGCTATGATGAAGAGGAGCCGGATATTTTTATTGCAAAACCTAATACTCTACATGCAATTAATGATGATGAAGTAGAAGTTAAAATTATAAAACCAGCTAATCCTTGGGGCGATAATGGAGCCGAAGGTAAGATTACTAAAATCATTGACCATGGTGTGAAACAGCTAGTGGGTGAATTCATGCCTTATAGCGATGTTCAAGCCCAAAAAACAGGATTAATTGGTTATGTTCACAGCTATGAAAAAAAATTAGCCAACAATCCGGTATTTATTAAAAGTAATGGTCTTGTGCCGCAAATGGGAGATATGGTGCAAGTAGAGATTGAATCTTATCCGAATGATCAATTTCCACGGAGTATGATGGGAATTGCTTTGAAGACTTTAGGCAATAAAAATGCCCCTGGCGTAGATGAAATGACAATTGTTTATCAAAATGATGTCAAAGATGAGTTTCCACCAGAAGTGCTCCAAGAAGCGCAAACCATTCCGGATAAGTTACAGCCTCAAGACTGGCAAGGTCGGCGCGACAATACTAAACAACAAGTTGTCACAATTGATGGTGATGATTCCAAAGACTTTGATGATGCTGTTACTGTTTGGAAATTAGAGAATGGCAATTATCATTTAGGGGTGCATATTGCTGATGTGACCCACTATGTTAAACCTGATAGTTGGTTAGATAAAGAAGCTTATGAACGGGGCACAAGTACCTATTTAGTTGACCGTGTGATTCCAATGCTGCCATTTCGCTTGTCCAATGGAATTTGTTCCCTAAATCCAGGAGAAGATCGGTGTACATTAACTTGTGACATGGAGATTAATGCTGATGGAAAAGTTGTGCACCATGAAATTTATCCAAGTGTGATTCGTTCTCATGCACGTTTAACCTATAATAATGTCAATAAAATCTTAGACGGCGATGAGCAATTACGTACAAAATATCAAGAGTTAGTACCAATGTTAGAAGAAATGGCACAATTGCATGATATTCTCTTTAATATGCGTCACCAACGAGGTGCCATTGATTTTGAAGAAACTGAAGCTCAAATTATTGTTGATGAGAATGGTAAACCACTCGATATTAAATTACGTGAACGCGGAACTTCAGAAAAAATGATTGAGTCATTTATGTTGGCAGCAAATGAAACTGTTGCAGAACATTATAATAAAATGCACGTGCCTTTCTTGTATCGAGTTCATGAACAGCCAGATGGCGATAAAGTAAAAAACTTTTTTGAAATTGCTAGTTCTTTTGGTTTATCTGTTCCAGGTAATGCCAATGATGTTACTCCTAAAATGTTTCAAACAGTTTTAGAAAAAGTTGCCGGTAAGCCTCAAGAAACGGTTATTACAACTATGTTATTGCGTAGCTTGCAACAGGCTAAATATTCGCCTGATCCTCTAGGACATTTTGGCTTGGCAGCAACTTATTATACACATTTCACTTCGCCCATTAGACGTTATCCTGACTTAATGGTTCATCGGATGATTCATAGTTATGCAGATGAGGGAACAGAATTACCAATTCAAGATAAATGGGATGAACAATTACCTGAGGTTGCAGTGAATACTTCAGCTTGTGAACGGAAATCGATTGATGTAGAACGAGCTGTTGATGATCTGAAAAAAGCAGAATTTATGATGGATAAAGTTGGTCAAGAATATGATGGAGTCATTAATTCTGTGATGAGCTTTGGAATGTTTGTTTCTTTAGAAAACACAGTTGAAGGTCTAGTGCATATATCCAATATGTTAGATGATTATTATGAATATCACGAAAAAGAATTATCCCTGGTAGGCAAGAGTACCCATAAAACCTATACAATGGGTGACCCTATTAAGGTACGCTTAATTCGAGCTGATGCCCAACAACGCCAAGTAGATTTTGAACCGGTGCTCACTGCAGAAGAACAAGAACGTGCTGACGCAGAAAAACAAAGACGCCAAGAAGCTAAACGTAGTTTTTCCAATCGACGTCGACAAAATAGTAATACTGATCATAAACACAAATATTCAGGTAATCGAAGCAATAAATATGAGCGTAAATCATAA
- a CDS encoding alpha/beta hydrolase yields the protein MAIVPPKTLFINQDSQTIILLHSYTGSPNDFRAVMRRLKQAQFSVYAPLFSGHGTNNPLDILNKGSVTAWWNDTQKAIEFVQQQNKKVTAIFGLSLGSIFALKALETYPQIKGGGVLGSPLFSQDFTNVRAGFFEYARKIDQLQQISIAQQAQHQRTIERLLGPALDSISQATLEVGQQLAKIKQPVFIGHGTKDEMVNYQAAQQLQSHLTTETDFHLYQDAGHVITVNSARPQLEKDLLKFLEQLK from the coding sequence ATGGCAATAGTTCCCCCTAAAACATTATTTATAAATCAGGATTCCCAAACAATTATTTTGTTACATTCGTATACAGGTTCACCTAATGATTTTCGAGCAGTTATGAGAAGATTAAAGCAAGCCCAATTTAGTGTTTATGCACCGCTTTTTAGCGGACACGGCACAAATAATCCTTTAGATATTTTGAATAAGGGAAGTGTGACTGCTTGGTGGAATGATACGCAAAAGGCAATAGAGTTTGTGCAACAGCAAAACAAAAAAGTTACCGCGATTTTTGGGTTATCATTAGGTTCAATATTTGCTTTAAAAGCTCTAGAAACTTATCCGCAAATTAAAGGCGGGGGAGTTTTGGGTTCACCATTATTTTCACAGGATTTTACTAATGTACGTGCGGGATTTTTTGAATATGCACGAAAAATAGATCAGTTGCAGCAAATAAGTATTGCCCAACAGGCCCAGCATCAAAGGACGATTGAGCGCTTATTAGGCCCAGCTTTAGACTCTATTTCTCAAGCAACCTTAGAAGTAGGGCAACAGTTAGCCAAAATTAAGCAACCGGTATTCATTGGTCATGGTACCAAAGATGAAATGGTTAATTATCAAGCAGCCCAACAGCTACAGTCTCATTTAACGACTGAGACTGATTTTCATTTATATCAAGATGCAGGTCATGTAATTACAGTTAACTCAGCGCGACCACAATTAGAGAAAGATTTACTGAAATTTCTTGAACAATTGAAATAA
- the secG gene encoding preprotein translocase subunit SecG yields MYNLIMNILIIDSILIVIAVMMQPQKQQDALNALSGGAGDLFNTQKKRGFEAFMEKVTTVLAIIFFVCALALAFLSSK; encoded by the coding sequence GTGTATAATCTAATAATGAATATTCTGATTATTGATTCAATTTTGATTGTTATTGCCGTTATGATGCAACCACAAAAACAACAAGATGCTTTGAATGCTTTGTCTGGCGGTGCGGGTGATTTATTTAATACCCAAAAGAAGCGGGGCTTTGAAGCATTCATGGAAAAAGTGACGACAGTATTAGCAATTATTTTCTTTGTTTGTGCGTTAGCATTGGCTTTCTTATCGTCAAAATAG
- a CDS encoding SAP domain-containing protein, producing the protein MCRQYHLPVNGTKAELTQYILRLLQGEKPQTIKPLRNISTTFLLTANQN; encoded by the coding sequence ATTTGCCGCCAGTATCACTTGCCTGTTAATGGTACAAAAGCTGAACTAACACAATACATTTTGCGTTTATTGCAAGGAGAAAAACCTCAAACCATTAAACCCCTTCGCAATATATCTACTACCTTTTTGCTAACGGCCAACCAAAACTAA
- a CDS encoding 6-pyruvoyl-tetrahydropterin synthase-related protein, which translates to MANHNKIIKYTIIGLTFLIISIFYTFLFAPHGSIHLLDSYDLLFHWNRIDSLGNILESPTNFDYWNHVGNFTNMFYPWLTILPGYLIYKLVGTPLLGFLIFLTLITFLTMVSAYYFMNKWAHNTLQSLLFAIIYTLSFFRLASVFYRVGVAEYLSYIFMPMVFYAAAKLLAGEFESWPILALGMSLIILTHPLTAVTVIIIMLPLPILILFNKVSHHWQYWGELLVNGAKAIVLVIITSVGFFLPMIEQKRALQINRPALLDLAQTAQSPYLLFKNSLHTDIRSYSLGIIAIAALILIVLFVWQDKFSYRIVAIEAIIAVILSTKIFPWSSLQNTPLNYLQFPWRFLNIANFFLAIYLSHILVKIVQKFSAIVKLMTLLTVMTACVLQVYMSAQQLFQQTQPLAIITSQNINRQIHEFNQLDYYPQKSLPYSKQIKHHLFLVDGVKTKLNYQTTPDIYQVKYYNKKSATLDLPILFYKGVHATINNVTVPAHSSHRGTVQIQTQSGVNNIEISYQYTILAKVALAISCFSLIGLVLIVSEHKWQLLKKLRKVY; encoded by the coding sequence ATGGCTAATCATAATAAAATTATCAAGTACACCATCATTGGTCTAACTTTTTTAATTATTAGTATTTTTTATACTTTTTTATTTGCACCACATGGCTCCATTCATTTGTTAGATAGTTATGATTTATTGTTTCATTGGAATCGAATTGATAGTTTAGGCAATATTTTAGAATCGCCGACTAATTTTGATTATTGGAATCATGTGGGTAATTTTACTAATATGTTTTATCCATGGTTAACCATTTTGCCAGGATATCTAATCTACAAATTAGTCGGAACACCATTATTAGGGTTTTTGATTTTTTTAACATTGATTACCTTTTTAACAATGGTCAGCGCTTATTATTTTATGAATAAATGGGCGCACAATACCTTACAGTCATTATTGTTTGCCATTATTTACACATTATCATTCTTCCGCTTAGCTAGTGTTTTCTATCGTGTCGGTGTTGCTGAGTATCTTTCCTATATCTTTATGCCGATGGTATTTTATGCAGCAGCTAAATTATTGGCTGGAGAATTTGAAAGTTGGCCAATATTAGCGTTAGGAATGAGTTTAATTATTTTGACTCATCCATTAACTGCCGTAACGGTTATTATAATAATGCTGCCATTGCCCATTTTAATATTGTTCAATAAGGTTTCACATCATTGGCAATATTGGGGAGAACTACTTGTCAATGGAGCAAAAGCAATAGTTTTAGTGATAATTACCAGTGTTGGCTTTTTTCTTCCAATGATTGAACAAAAGAGAGCACTTCAAATTAATCGACCAGCATTACTGGATTTAGCCCAAACTGCCCAAAGCCCTTATTTGTTATTCAAAAATTCTCTGCATACTGATATTCGCAGTTACTCTTTAGGAATCATTGCAATAGCTGCACTTATTTTAATTGTTTTATTCGTTTGGCAAGATAAGTTTAGTTATCGCATTGTTGCAATTGAAGCAATTATCGCAGTGATTTTATCGACTAAAATTTTTCCTTGGTCATCTTTACAAAATACACCTTTGAATTATCTACAATTTCCGTGGCGTTTTTTAAATATTGCCAATTTCTTTTTGGCAATTTATTTGAGTCATATTTTAGTTAAAATCGTCCAAAAATTTTCTGCTATTGTCAAGTTAATGACTTTATTGACGGTAATGACTGCTTGTGTGTTGCAAGTTTATATGAGTGCACAACAATTGTTTCAACAAACACAGCCTTTAGCAATAATCACATCTCAAAATATCAACCGTCAAATTCATGAATTCAATCAGTTAGACTACTATCCCCAAAAAAGTTTGCCTTATAGCAAACAAATTAAGCACCATCTATTTTTAGTTGATGGTGTTAAAACTAAGTTGAATTATCAAACGACACCGGATATATATCAAGTCAAATATTATAATAAAAAATCGGCAACACTAGATTTACCAATTTTATTTTATAAGGGAGTTCACGCAACAATTAATAATGTTACAGTGCCAGCACATAGTTCTCATCGGGGTACAGTGCAAATACAAACTCAGTCAGGAGTTAATAATATTGAAATTAGCTACCAATACACTATTTTAGCTAAAGTGGCTTTAGCAATTAGCTGTTTTAGTCTTATCGGCTTAGTATTGATTGTCAGTGAACATAAATGGCAATTACTAAAAAAATTACGTAAAGTGTATTAA